The proteins below are encoded in one region of Rhizobacter sp.:
- a CDS encoding GFA family protein, with the protein MTSFTGGCLCGQVRYEIEAEAGPSRVCWCRDCQRIAANGTVNVIFPSDAIQVSGSPSQHQKPADSGNTVTRRFCGHCGTQLFSDSTGRPGLTVVRVGTLDEPSAVKPTSNIWVGSAPSWACVDPSLEQFQGPPVVAPPAKR; encoded by the coding sequence ATGACCTCATTCACCGGAGGCTGCCTCTGTGGCCAGGTGCGCTACGAGATCGAGGCCGAGGCCGGCCCCTCGCGCGTGTGCTGGTGCCGGGACTGCCAGCGCATCGCCGCCAACGGGACCGTGAACGTCATCTTCCCGAGCGACGCCATCCAGGTTTCCGGGTCACCCAGCCAACACCAAAAGCCCGCCGACAGCGGCAACACGGTGACCCGCCGCTTCTGCGGCCACTGCGGCACCCAGCTGTTCTCTGATTCAACGGGGCGCCCCGGTCTCACGGTGGTGCGGGTCGGCACGCTCGACGAACCGTCGGCCGTCAAGCCGACCAGCAACATCTGGGTCGGCAGTGCGCCGAGCTGGGCGTGTGTCGACCCCTCGCTCGAACAGTTCCAAGGCCCGCCCGTGGTGGCGCCACCAGCGAAGAGGTGA
- a CDS encoding DUF2867 domain-containing protein, whose translation MPVVSCPLPDNTALDRALIDNAFFADACCVPLSRSDASITDIFFAIFGHHPAWLKALLWVRHRVGAWLGLDAASSSQIWRPTKEENYRVGQAIGAWPIYFLCESEVVAGRDNKHLDFRVSVLKHGEGQATYATVSTVCRVRNRFGRAYLRVIAPFHQWGVRRLLSRAAEAGRL comes from the coding sequence ATGCCTGTTGTTTCATGCCCGCTTCCGGACAACACCGCGCTCGATCGCGCGCTGATCGACAACGCCTTTTTTGCAGACGCTTGTTGTGTCCCCTTGTCGCGCAGCGACGCGAGCATCACCGACATCTTCTTTGCGATCTTTGGCCACCATCCGGCATGGTTGAAGGCCCTCCTGTGGGTTCGGCACCGTGTGGGCGCCTGGCTCGGGCTGGATGCCGCCAGCAGCTCGCAGATATGGCGCCCGACGAAAGAAGAAAACTACCGCGTTGGTCAAGCGATCGGCGCTTGGCCCATCTACTTCCTGTGCGAGTCTGAGGTCGTGGCAGGCCGCGACAACAAACACCTCGACTTCCGGGTTTCCGTGCTGAAGCACGGCGAAGGTCAGGCAACCTATGCCACGGTCTCGACGGTCTGCCGAGTCCGCAATCGGTTTGGGCGAGCCTATTTGCGCGTCATCGCCCCGTTTCACCAGTGGGGCGTTCGTCGCCTGCTGTCTCGGGCCGCTGAAGCTGGCAGGCTATGA
- a CDS encoding DUF2628 domain-containing protein: MPERTATYEGDFVTVASCTTPTEAHLLKETLIAAGLKAEVADANFIQANSWMSNAVGGVRVLVPAALAAEAKATVDAFNAGAYQLDANHGAPEESDDGPSVSDAKLRAFQIFRHPVRKPAVVAVKQGFSWAAFLIGPLWFLLNGMSLTFLLSLSVMWGAPLVIRSLAGSAASGAQALAVTAFLAIWVLTGFVANFLLGEELKRKGYVPGPVLRARSAGEAINASNAAA, encoded by the coding sequence ATGCCAGAGCGCACCGCCACATACGAAGGCGATTTCGTGACCGTCGCCAGCTGCACGACGCCGACGGAGGCCCACCTGCTGAAGGAGACCTTGATCGCAGCCGGCTTGAAAGCCGAAGTCGCCGATGCGAACTTCATTCAAGCCAACTCCTGGATGAGCAACGCCGTCGGAGGCGTGAGAGTGCTGGTGCCTGCCGCGCTGGCCGCGGAAGCAAAAGCGACGGTGGACGCGTTCAATGCCGGCGCGTATCAGCTTGATGCGAACCACGGTGCGCCAGAAGAAAGCGACGACGGCCCGTCTGTCTCAGACGCGAAGCTGCGCGCATTTCAGATCTTCCGTCACCCAGTCCGAAAACCGGCGGTCGTGGCGGTCAAGCAAGGCTTCAGCTGGGCCGCATTCCTGATCGGGCCGCTGTGGTTCCTGCTGAATGGCATGTCGCTGACGTTCCTTCTCTCGCTGAGCGTCATGTGGGGAGCGCCGCTGGTGATCCGTTCGCTGGCAGGCTCCGCCGCATCGGGCGCGCAGGCGCTGGCCGTCACGGCCTTCCTCGCCATCTGGGTGCTGACGGGCTTTGTCGCCAACTTCCTGCTGGGCGAGGAATTGAAGCGAAAAGGCTACGTGCCTGGGCCCGTGCTGCGGGCCAGGTCCGCAGGCGAAGCGATCAATGCCTCGAACGCGGCCGCTTGA